A portion of the Lolium rigidum isolate FL_2022 chromosome 1, APGP_CSIRO_Lrig_0.1, whole genome shotgun sequence genome contains these proteins:
- the LOC124702852 gene encoding G-type lectin S-receptor-like serine/threonine-protein kinase At2g19130, with translation MSLLHIVFTLLLYMRIPAGSAATDTILAGQALAVHDKLVSKNGRYALGFFKPNSSKSSQDTTNWYLGIWFNTVPKFTSAWVANRDKPVNNTTSLELTISQDGNLVIFNRSTKSIIWSTQANITTNSTTAVLLSNGNLILTNSSNSSEVLWQSFDHPTDTFFPGAKLGWDKVTGLNRHFISWKNSIDPAAGGYRYELDPGIGVNQLLLVALNSSTPYWSSGTWNGKYFSPIPEMTGRHAISAKFVDNEHEKYFTYNLLEEYMDPNMLTRHVIDISGQIKTFTWVKGSQDWVLMNAQPKAQCDVYAVCGPFTICTDNDFPHCICMVGFTITSPKNWELEDRADGCSRNTQLDNCIRNASTKHTTDKFYCEPCVRLPQNAREVEPTKSSGECAQICLNNCSCTAYSFGDSGCSMWHNELLNIRQLECSDSTNSNGETLCLRLSAKDVQSLKYNRRGIAIGVVTGTSICALGIFALILLLMIWTNKKNNSGLILNGSTGCNGIIAFRYKDLQRATKKFTDKLGAGSFGSVFKGFISDSNAIAVKRLDGVYQGEKQFRAEVSSIGAIQHINLVKLVGFCCEDAKRLLVYEYMSNRSLDVHLFRSNSTVLNWAARYQIALGVARGLAYLHDSCRDYIIHCDIKPENILLDASFLPKIADFGMAKLLGRDFSRVLTTMRGTVGYLAPEWLTGVAITPKVDVYSYGMVVLEIISGRRNTCGPFSSNGNIDVYFPVHAAHKLLEGDVGSLVDHMLHGDVNLDEAELACKVACWCIQDHELDRPTMAEVVQILEGIVEVRMAPIPRLLQAMAGSSRSTCS, from the coding sequence ATGTCTCTCCTCCACATTGTTTTCACCTTGCTCTTGTACATGCGCATCCCAGCAGGTTCTGCTGCGACGGATACCATTTTGGCTGGCCAAGCACTTGCTGTCCACGACAAGCTCGTCTCCAAGAATGGCAGGTACGCGCTTGGCTTCTTCAAACCAAACAGTAGCAAATCATCTCAGGACACTACCAACTGGTACCTCGGCATATGGTTCAATACAGTTCCCAAATTTACTTCAGCATGGGTTGCAAATAGGGATAAACCGGTCAATAACACCACCTCACTAGAGCTCACAATCTCCCAGGATGGGAACCTTGTCATCTTTAACCGGTCCACCAAGTCCATAATCTGGTCTACACAAGCAAACATCACAACAAATAGTACCACCGCTGTGTTGTTGAGTAATGGAAATCTTATCCTCACAAACTCTTCAAATTCATCAGAGGTTCTATGGCAGAGCTTTGATCACCCCACAGATACATTTTTCCCCGGGGCGAAGCTTGGATGGGACAAGGTCACCGGCCTGAATCGCCATTTTATTTCTTGGAAAAACTCGATTGACCCAGCTGCCGGTGGTTACCGCTATGAGTTAGACCCCGGTATTGGTGTCAACCAGTTATTGCTTGTGGCATTGAACTCATCCACGCCATATTGGTCCAGCGGTACATGGAATggaaaatacttttccccaattcCAGAGATGACAGGCCGCCATGCTATTAGTGCAAAGTTTGTTGACAATGAGCACGAGAAGTACTTCACATACAATTTACTAGAGGAATATATGGACCCAAATATGCTTACTCGTCATGTAATTGACATCTCAGGTCAAATAAAGACATTCACTTGGGTGAAGGGCTCACAGGACTGGGTACTGATGAATGCCCAACCAAAAGCTCAATGTGATGTCTATGCAGTTTGTGGACCTTTCACAATTTGCACTGACAATGATTTTCCACATTGCATTTGTATGGTGGGCTTCACCATAACATCCCCCAAGAACTGGGAGCTAGAAGACCGAGCAGATGGGTGCTCGAGAAATACTCAACTAGACAACTGCATTAGGAACGCAAGCACAAAGCATACGACAGACAAGTTCTACTGTGAGCCATGTGTTAGGCTGCCCCAGAATGCCCGAGAAGTCGAGCCTACTAAAAGCTCGGGTGAGTGCGCACAAATTTGCCTGAATAATTGCTCTTGCACTGCGTACTCCTTTGGTGACAGTGGATGTTCCATGTGGCATAATGAATTGCTCAACATAAGACAActagaatgcagtgactcaaccaATTCAAATGGAGAAACTCTTTGCCTTCGTCTTTCTGCTAAAGATGTACAAAGTTTGAAATACAACAGAAGGGGGATTGCTATTGGAGTTGTAACGGGTACATCCATTTGTGCTCTAGGCATATTTGCACTCATACTGTTACTAATGATTTGGACAAACAAAAAGAACAACTCTGGTCTCATACTGAATGGTTCTACAGGTTGTAATGGAATCATTGCATTTAGATACAAAGATCTACAGCGAGCAACAAAAAAATTCACAGATAAGTTGGGGGCAGGTAGTTTTGGTTCTGTATTCAAGGGGTTTATTAGTGACTCAAATGCCATAGCAGTTAAGAGGCTTGATGGTGTTTATCAAGGAGAGAAGCAATTCAGAGCTGAAGTGAGCTCAATTGGAGCTATCCAGCACATCAATTTAGTTAAGCTTGTTGGTTTCTGTTGCGAGGATGCTAAGAGGCTGCTTGTTTATGAATACATGTCAAATCGCTCTCTTGATGTCCATCTATTTCGAAGCAATTCTACAGTGTTAAATTGGGCTGCTAGGTATCAGATAGCCCTGGGAGTTGCAAGAGGGTTAGCCTACTTGCATGACAGCTGTCGAGACTACATCATACACTGTGATATCAAACCAGAAAACATACTTCTTGATGCTTCATTCCTTCCAAAAATTGCAGACTTTGGGATGGCAAAGCTTTTAGGAAGGGATTTTAGCCGAGTATTGACAACGATGAGAGGGACTGTAGGGTACCTTGCACCTGAATGGCTTACTGGTGTTGCTATTACACCAAAAGTTGATGTTTATAGCTACGGGATGGTGGTGCTGGAAATTATTTCTGGAAGGAGAAACACATGTGGACCATTTTCTAGCAATGGCAACATTGATGTTTATTTCCCTGTGCATGCTGCACATAAGCTTCTTGAAGGAGACGTGGGGAGTTTGGTAGATCACATGTTACATGGTGATGTCAATCTGGATGAGGCTGAACTGGCTTGCAAGGTTGCATGTTGGTGCATCCAAGATCATGAGCTTGATCGACCAACAATGGCAGAGGTAGTTCAGATTCTCGAAGGGATAGTTGAGGTCAGGATGGCCCCAATACCAAGACTGCTCCAAGCAATGGCTGGAAGCTCGCGTTCAACCTGCTCCTAA
- the LOC124665960 gene encoding uncharacterized protein At2g39910-like, protein MTPPAPAAAASAALRREDLLRIASPLRSSLASAPYAPPEGSTTSVKSLLASLLPSPSQHPPAVEAGKEAVDLLLFCAAARAASAEAPALHWVPEGLSKAAAGAMEEMAAAGGWADAGEMLLALMPEAVPPLKAVLKETDVDAEDDMICADRPPKEHAFVAAHQFRWLLSQVNYPKLGDLCWLVIPCALTALDHWSPDVKEQGMVSFMHIAKNVKVTELSLYEDAILDACCNNIPADDELWYRIVEVSVLLLTCTQRSNPRSPWYSKMLAEMLGHLERQPLNKERRVAWLSLIGPVFDAMGLFLLAHFRLLFSLFFQWMHGDDDRTVLLVLERTHAVIKLTWIRQSPYISRLVDELVLLYKESATRKSREIMRNHIVGILVLLQKCKGQLFEEAWKKHEVDPDLTLLRSCLKQLCTKDSSPDL, encoded by the exons ATGACTCCGCCGGcacccgccgccgcagcctcggcGGCGCTCCGCCGCGAGGACCTCCTCCGCATCGCCTCCCCGCTCCGCTCCTCGCTCGCCTCGGCGCCCTACGCGCCCCCAGAGGGCTCCACCACCTCCGTCAAATCCCTCCTCGCCTCCCTCCTCCCTTCCCCCTCTCAACACCCCCCGGCGGTCGAGGCCggcaaggaggccgtggacctgcTCCTCTtctgcgccgccgcccgcgcggctTCCGCGGAGGCCCCCGCGCTGCACTGGGTCCCGGAGGGGCTCTCcaaggcggcggccggcgccatgGAGGAGATGGCCGCGGCTGGCGGCTGGGCCGATGCCGGGGAGATGTTGCTGGCGCTGATGCCCGAGGCGGTGCCGCCGCTGAAGGCCGTGCTCAAGGAAACGGATGTGGACGCTGAGGATGACATGATTTGCGCCGACAGGCCGCCCAAGGAGCACGCCTTCGTCGCCGCGCACCAGTTCCGTTGGCTGTTGTCTCAG GTTAACTATCCGAAGCTTGGGGATCTTTGTTGGTTAGTCATTCCTTGTGCTTTGACTGCATTGGATCATTGGTCACCAGATGTTAAG GAACAGGGAATGGTTAGCTTCATGCACATAGCAAAGAATGTCAAAGTAACAGAATTAAGTTTGTACGAAGATGCAATACTCGATGCGTGCTGCAATAACATTCCTGCAGATGATGAATTATGGTACCGCATTGTTGAGGTATCGGTCCTGCTGTTGACTTGCACCCAAAGAAGTAACCCGCGTAGCCCTTG GTACAGTAAAATGCTTGCTGAGATGTTGGGTCACCTGGAACGGCAACCACTAAACAAAGAACGTCGTGTTGCATGGCTTAGCCTTATCGGGCCAGTTTTTGATGCTATGGGCCTCTTTCTATTGGCACATTTtcgtctcctcttctctctctttttccaATGGATGCATGGTGATGATGATAGAACAGTTCTACTG GTTTTAGAGCGAACTCATGCAGTTATTAAGCTCACTTGGATCAGACAGTCACCCTATATTTCAAG GTTGGTGGATGAGCTTGTTCTTTTATATAAAGAGTCTGCCACACGAAAGAGCCGTGAGATCATGAGAAATCACATAGTAGGAATACTTGTGCTACTCCAGAA ATGCAAGGGACAGCTATTTGAGGAAGCTTGGAAAAAGCATGAAGTTGACCCAGATTTAACACTCCTGCGATCCTGTTTGAAACAACTTTGCACCAAAGATAGTTCGCCAGACTTATGA
- the LOC124702863 gene encoding G-type lectin S-receptor-like serine/threonine-protein kinase At2g19130, translating to MPRFLHLFTLLFYLRISASSAATDTIQAGQALAVHDKLVSSNGRYALGFFKPNSSKSSQDTTNWYLGIWFNTVPTFTPAWVANRDKPIKNTTSVELTISQDGNLVIQNESTKSIIWSTQANITTNSTTAILLSSGNLILTNSSNQSEVLWQSFDHPTDTFFPGAKLGWDKVTGLNRSFVSWKNLIDPAAGGYRYELDPSGIDQLLLVALNSSTSYWSTGPWSGKYFSSIPEMAARHSISAKFVKNDRERYLTYNIVDAYMDPNMLTRHAIDVSGQIKTFTWMKGSQDWVMINAQPKAQCDVYAVCGPFTICNDNDVPHCICMEGFSITSPKNWELEDRADGCSRKTQIDCIRNISTTHTTDKFYHEPCVRLPQNAQKVEAAGSWSECEQICLNDCSCTAYSFGDSGCSVWHNELLNIRRLECSDTTNSNGETLWLRLSAKDVQSLKYNRRGISIGVATATVICALGLFALILLLMIWTNKKNSSGHIVNGYTGCNGIIAFRYNELQRATKKFTDKLGAGSFGSVFKGFINDSNAIAVKRLDGAYQGEKQFRAEVSSIGAVQHINLVKLVGFCCEDDKRLLVYEYMSNHSLDVHLFRSNSTVLSWAARYQIALGVARGLAYLHESCRDCIIHCDIKPENILLDASFLPKVADFGMAKLLARDFSRVLTTMRGTAGYLAPEWITGVAITPKVDVYSYGMVLLEIISGRRNTCAPISSNVDVYFPVQAAHKLLEGDVRSLVDHKLQGDVNLDEAELACKVACWCIQDDELDRPTMGEVVQILEGLTEIRMPPIPRLLQTMFESCS from the coding sequence ATGCCTCGCTTCCTCCATTTATTCACCTTGCTCTTCTACCTACGCATCTCAGCAAGTTCTGCCGCGACAGACACCATCCAGGCCGGACAAGCACTTGCTGTCCACGACAAGCTCGTCTCCAGCAATGGCAGGTACGCGCTTGGCTTCTTCAAACCAAACAGCAGCAAATCATCTCAGGACACTACCAACTGGTACCTTGGCATATGGTTCAATACAGTCCCCACATTTACTCCAGCATGGGTTGCAAATAGGGATAAACCGATCAAGAACACCACCTCAGTGGAGCTCACAATCTCCCAGGATGGGAACCTTGTCATCCAAAACGAGTCCACCAAGTCCATAATCTGGTCTACACAAGCAAACATCACAACAAATAGCACCACCGCTATCCTCTTGAGTAGTGGAAATCTCATCCTCACAAACTCATCAAACCAATCAGAAGTTCTATGGCAGAGCTTTGATCACCCCACAGATACATTTTTCCCTGGGGCGAAGCTTGGATGGGACAAGGTCACCGGCCTGAATCGAAGTTTTGTTTCCTGGAAAAACTTGATCGACCCAGCTGCCGGTGGGTACCGCTATGAGTTAGACCCCAGTGGTATCGACCAGTTATTGCTTGTAGCATTAAACTCATCCACATCATACTGGTCCACCGGTCCATGGAGCGGCAAATACTTTTCCTCAATTCCAGAGATGGCAGCTCGCCACTCTATTAGTGCAAAATTTGTCAAGAATGACAGAGAGAGGTACTTGACATATAATATAGTAGATGCATATATGGATCCCAATATGCTTACTCGTCATGCAATTGACGTATCAGGTCAAATAAAGACATTCACATGGATGAAGGGCTCACAGGACTGGGTAATGATCAATGCCCAACCCAAAGCCCAATGCGATGTCTATGCAGTTTGTGGACCTTTCACAATTTGCaatgataatgatgttccacaTTGCATTTGTATGGAGGGCTTCAGCATAACATCCCCCAAGAACTGGGAGCTAGAAGATCGAGCGGATGGGTGCTCAAGAAAAACTCAAATAGACTGCATTAGGAACATAAGCACAACACACACCACAGACAAGTTCTACCATGAGCCATGTGTTAGGTTACCCCAGAATGCCCAAAaagtggaagcagctggaagctgGAGTGAGTGCGAACAAATTTGCCTGAATGACTGCTCTTGCACTGCGTACTCCTTTGGCGATAGTGGATGTTCTGTCTGGCATAATGAATTGCTCAACATAAGACGACTAGAATGCAGTGACACAACCAATTCAAATGGAGAAACTCTTTGGCTTCGTCTTTCTGCCAAAGATGTACAAAGTTTGAAATATAACAGAAGAGGGATTTCTATTGGAGTTGCAACTGCTACAGTCATTTGTGCTCtaggcttatttgcactcatcctaTTACTGATGATTTGGACAAACAAAAAGAATAGTTCTGGTCACATTGTGAACGGTTACACAGGTTGTAATGGAATCATTGCATTTAGATACAATGAACTACAACGAGCAACGAAAAAATTTACAGATAAGTTGGGGGCAGGTAGCTTTGGTTCTGTATTCAAGGGGTTTATAAATGACTCAAATGCCATAGCAGTTAAGAGGCTTGATGGTGCTTATCAAGGAGAGAAGCAATTCAGAGCTGAAGTGAGCTCAATTGGAGCTGTTCAACACATCAATTTAGTTAAGCTTGTTGGTTTCTGTTGTGAGGATGATAAGAGGCTGCTTGTTTATGAATACATGTCAAACCACTCTCTTGACGTCCATCTATTTCGAAGCAATTCCACAGTGTTAAGTTGGGCTGCTAGGTACCAGATAGCCCTTGGAGTTGCAAGAGGGTTAGCCTACTTGCATGAAAGCTGTCGAGACTGCATCATACACTGTGATATCAAGCCAGAAAACATACTTCTTGATGCTTCATTCCTTCCAAAAGTTGCAGATTTTGGGATGGCAAAGCTATTAGCAAGGGATTTTAGCCGAGTATTGACAACAATGAGAGGGACTGCAGGGTACCTTGCACCTGAATGGATTACTGGTGTTGCTATTACACCGAAAGTTGATGTTTATAGCTACGGGATGGTGCTGCTGGAAATAATATCTGGAAGGAGGAACACATGCGCACCAATTTCAAGCAATGTCGATGTTTATTTCCCTGTGCAAGCTGCACATAAGCTTCTTGAAGGAGACGTCAGGAGTTTGGTAGATCACAAGTTACAAGGCGATGTCAATTTGGATGAGGCTGAACTGGCTTGCAAGGTTGCATGTTGGTGTATCCAAGACGATGAGCTTGATCGACCAACAATGGGAGAGGTAGTTCAGATTCTCGAAGGGCTAACTGAGATCAGGATGCCCCCGATACCGAGACTACTCCAAACTATGTTTGAAAGTTGCTCCTAA
- the LOC124702871 gene encoding acetylajmalan esterase-like — MASFAAFFLLVAAALLLHFGCCHGQGSAGNGGAVAAIYSLGDSITDTGNLIKEAPPGAFETIKHFPYGVTLGYPTGRCSDGLLMIDFLAQDMGLPFLNPYLAKNRSFDHGANFAVAGATAMDPADQFNGSSSSMPFTVNSLKLQLRWFKNFMKSSFATDQEIRKRLQSSLVMVGEIGGNDYNFAFFGNKSMGEVEKLVPGVVKTIIDAAKEVLDMGASRVIIPGNFPIGCIPGYLTSMASSEPSAYDSMGCLKELNLFAAKHNTKLQRAIADLRTSYPDASIAYADYFNSFFSLLKGASDLGFDANSTHKACCGAGGKYNYDEMKMCGVEGTTACTDPSAYVSWDGIHMTQAAYKAMSRLIYHGRYLQPQILNFPAGNGQT, encoded by the exons ATGGCTTCCTTcgcagccttcttcctcctcgttgcTGCTGCTTTACTACTGCACTTCGGCTGCTGTCACGGGCAAGGTAGCGCTGGCAATGGCGGCGCCGTGGCCGCGATTTACAGCCTCGGCGACTCCATCACGGACACGGGGAACCTGATCAAGGAGGCGCCCCCCGGCGCGTTCGAGACCATCAAGCACTTTCCCTACGGCGTCACCCTCGGCTACCCCACCGGCCGCTGCTCCGACGGCCTCCTCATGATCGACTTCCTGG CTCAGGACATGGGCCTCCCGTTCCTGAACCCTTACCTGGCCAAGAACAGGAGCTTCGACCACGGAGCAAACTTCGCCGTCGCCGGAGCCACCGCCATGGACCCCGCCGACCAGTTTAACGGCAGCTCCTCCTCCATGCCTTTCACCGTCAACTCCCTCAAGCTGCAGCTCCGGTGGTTCAAGAACTTCATGAAGTCCAGCTTCGCCACCGATCAAG AAATACGCAAAAGGCTCCAATCTTCTCTGGTCATGGTCGGGGAGATCGGGGGAAACGACTACAACTTCGCATTCTTCGGCAACAAGTCTATGGGAGAGGTGGAGAAACTGGTCCCAGGTGtcgtgaagaccatcatcgatgcCGCCAAG GAAGTGCTTGACATGGGCGCAAGCAGGGTCATCATCCCGGGCAACTTCCCCATTGGCTGCATCCCGGGGTACCTGACTTCGATGGCATCGTCAGAGCCGTCCGCCTACGACTCCATGGGCTGCCTGAAGGAGCTCAATCTCTTCGCCGccaagcacaacaccaagctccaGCGGGCCATCGCCGACCTCCGCACGTCATACCCGGACGCGTCCATagcctacgccgactacttcaactCCTTCTTCAGCCTCCTCAAAGGCGCCTCAGACCTCG GTTTCGACGCGAATAGCACGCACAAGGCGTGCTGCGGCGCCGGCGGCAAGTACAACTACGACGAGATGAAGATGTGCGGCGTGGAGGGGACGACGGCGTGCACAGACCCCTCGGCGTACGTGAGCTGGGACGGCATACACATGACGCAGGCGGCGTACAAGGCCATGTCCAGGCTCATCTACCACGGGAGGTACCTGCAGCCGCAGATACTGAATTTTCCAGCGGGGAATGGGCAGACATGA